From the Mammaliicoccus sciuri genome, the window ATAAATCTTTAGATAATAATGATCAAGACATGTTTATAGAAATGTCTAAAATATTACAATTCATTAATGAGTTGGAGGAACATCGATAATGTTATTTAATCATGTTGACTTAAAAGAATTAAAAAACAACTTAGAATATATCGATACAGCCATCATTCCTGTATCTAATATTGATATGAATCATCAATTATTAACATCATGCGACCAAAATGAAACAGTTCAACTTGTTGGCATGTTAGCAGAAAAACAATTTAAAGGTAGATTATTACTTACACCAACATTTTTCACAAGTGGTAATCAATACGATCACGTCGTATCGTTTATACAAAGTTTAAAAGAGTATGGCTTGAACAATATAATTATTTTAAGCAGTGATCAAGTAGAACTGAGTGTCGATCACGAATTGTATAAAGTAAACACGATTCCAATGGGTGACTTAGACGATGATATGAAACGCACACTTATCGAAGACGAAGTCAAACAATTTATGAAGTTTATCATTAGAACATGGAATAAATAGTAGGTAGATGCACGATATCTCGTAGTCTTCGTGCGATACGGCTTGATTTTGTACCCTTGCGCACGATATCTCGGAGTGTATTATTCCCTATAGAGTAGACATTAAAAAAACTAAAACTCTATAGGGGGTATTTTTATGTATAAAACTAGACTACCTGTTAAACTGTATCAGGAAATCTTCGATTTGCATGAAAAGGGTTATTCCTTTCAAAATGTAATTGATAAGTTAAATTTAGATATTAGTGATAGTGTGATTCGATTTAAATATAAAGTGTATAAGCAACATGGTATAACAGCACTTATAAATAAGAATCGAAATAAAATCTATACACGCGAATTTAAAGAAAAAGTTGTTAAAGAATATCTAGAGACTAATAAGACGTATTCAGATCTAGCAGCCTATTACAATATTTCACATCATGCTACTTTAAAAAACTGGGTGGTAAAGTATACTGAAGGAAAGGAAAATAAATCTTATTTTCCATATCTGGAGGTAGACACTATGAATACTAGAAAAACAACATTTGAAGAGAGAATTGAAATAGCTAAATATTGTATTGAAAATAATAGAGACTTTAATAAGACAGCTGAAAAGTACCAAGTTAACTATTCACAAGTCTGTAATTGGGTAAAAAAGTATGAAAAACATGGTGATATTGGTTTAGTAGATGGTAGAGGTAAAGGAAAACCAGTTGAAGCTTTAACTAGAGAAGAAGAACTTGAATTAAAAATAAAAGCACTTGAACAAAGAAATAAATTTCTCCAAATGGAGAATGGGGTATTAAAAAAGCAGGAAGAAATAGAGAGGCAGTTGATGAATCGAAAATCAAGCAAATAGCAGCATACAAGACAATCGAAGCATTAAAAGATAAGTATCCAATCAAATGGATATGCGCCGCACTTGAAATATCGAGAGCAAGTTATTATAAATGGAAAAACAGAGAGGTTTCAGAATCTGAAAGATTCAATAACGAATTAAAAGATGAGATTTTCAGGATTTATCATGAACATGATGGCATATATGGATATCGAAGAATTTATATTTATCTGAGATTATATACTAAATTCCAGGTTAATCATAAACGCGTATATAGAATTATGAAGAAGTATGGATTAAAAGCTGTCATTAGAAAAAAGAGAAGGCAATATAAACTTAGTAAGCCAGAAATCACTTCTCAAAATATCCTAAACAGAAAATTTACAACAAGTAAAGTTAATAAGGTCTGGTTAACAGATGTGACAGAATTTAAATTGAAAAATGGATCTAAAGTGTATTTAAGCACTATTTATGATTTAGGTGCTAAGAAAGTCATCAGCCATGTAGTCTCATCTCAAAACAATAATAAGCTTGTATACGATACCTTTAACAAAGCCATAATTAAAAGAAATACCGAAGGCATTATATTTCATAGCGACAGAGGATTCCAATATACGAGTGTTCTATTTAGAGAGATGATTAAAAATGCTTCTATGAAGCAAAGCATGTCTCGTGTAGGTAGATGTATTGATAATGGTCCTATGGAAGGCTTTTGGGGGTTACTCAAATCAGAGGTATTCAAAGACAAATCTCAAACATTCAATGATATAAAACACGCCACAAAGCAAATAAATGAATATATAAAATTTTATAATTCTAAAAGAATTTCATTAAAAATGGCTGCACTTATAAAAGCACAGCCAACATATTGATTACTTTTTTTAGTGTCTACTTGACAGGGTTATGTTCATAGTCTTCGTGCGATAATAACCAACTTCTAGATAACTTCACATCATAATATCCGTAACAAATCTTAACTCAATAAGATTTGTTGCGGTTTTTTATTTTAAAAATACAATTGTCTCCTCTATATGGAAAATAAGGTTATTTCCACAGTTTTTTATCAATATTTCCGCCTTTATAATAAAGCCTTTTCATTTTTTTGAAAATTCCTAGATAAAAGGTTAATAAATAAACATTTAAATTGTGACAAAGCGTTGACCGTCTTGAAATAATAGGCTAAAATTAAGTTGTCCTAGTTATAAAAGAACGATTAATAGAGGGGGGAATCTAAATGAGCCAACGTGTCACACGACGCCAATTTTTAAACTATTCATTGATGGGTGTTGGGTCATTTATGGCTGCTGGTATGATTTTACCTATGGGTAGATTTGCGCTTGATCCTGTATTCAAAGCTGATGCACAAGGCGATATGATTGCTACAGGCGTAAAGGAGTCAGAACTTGGTAAAGAGCCTATTAAAGTGGACTTTAAATTCGAGCAAGAAGATGCTTGGTATACAAGTGAAGTTACAGAATTTGCTTGGGTGTACAAAGATGGAAATGAAATCGTAGCATTATCACCAGTCTGTAAACATTTAGGATGTACAG encodes:
- a CDS encoding IS3 family transposase (programmed frameshift), whose protein sequence is MYKTRLPVKLYQEIFDLHEKGYSFQNVIDKLNLDISDSVIRFKYKVYKQHGITALINKNRNKIYTREFKEKVVKEYLETNKTYSDLAAYYNISHHATLKNWVVKYTEGKENKSYFPYLEVDTMNTRKTTFEERIEIAKYCIENNRDFNKTAEKYQVNYSQVCNWVKKYEKHGDIGLVDGRGKGKPVEALTREEELELKIKALEQRNKFLQMENGVLKKQEEIERQDESKIKQIAAYKTIEALKDKYPIKWICAALEISRASYYKWKNREVSESERFNNELKDEIFRIYHEHDGIYGYRRIYIYLRLYTKFQVNHKRVYRIMKKYGLKAVIRKKRRQYKLSKPEITSQNILNRKFTTSKVNKVWLTDVTEFKLKNGSKVYLSTIYDLGAKKVISHVVSSQNNNKLVYDTFNKAIIKRNTEGIIFHSDRGFQYTSVLFREMIKNASMKQSMSRVGRCIDNGPMEGFWGLLKSEVFKDKSQTFNDIKHATKQINEYIKFYNSKRISLKMAALIKAQPTY
- a CDS encoding ubiquinol-cytochrome c reductase iron-sulfur subunit, translated to MSQRVTRRQFLNYSLMGVGSFMAAGMILPMGRFALDPVFKADAQGDMIATGVKESELGKEPIKVDFKFEQEDAWYTSEVTEFAWVYKDGNEIVALSPVCKHLGCTVQWNGDKSNPNQFYCPCHNGRYEKNGKNIPGTPPLAPLDQYEVKVKGGIIQIGKKHENELAK
- a CDS encoding DUF2487 family protein, translating into MLFNHVDLKELKNNLEYIDTAIIPVSNIDMNHQLLTSCDQNETVQLVGMLAEKQFKGRLLLTPTFFTSGNQYDHVVSFIQSLKEYGLNNIIILSSDQVELSVDHELYKVNTIPMGDLDDDMKRTLIEDEVKQFMKFIIRTWNK